The following are encoded together in the Juglans microcarpa x Juglans regia isolate MS1-56 chromosome 2D, Jm3101_v1.0, whole genome shotgun sequence genome:
- the LOC121251026 gene encoding asparagine--tRNA ligase, cytoplasmic 1: MADDSASLSGQLAATTLHDAVSSSDVAKAEFSDRVPIRSIVSRPDGGVGLAGHRVRIGGWVKTGRKADKDAFAFLELNDGSCPANLQVIVDASVSDLSPLVPTGTCIAVDGVLKLPPSGTKQKVELRVEKVVHVGPVDPAKYPLPKTRLTLEFLRDFVHLRPRTNTISAVARIRNALAYATHTFFQKHGFLYVHTPIITTSDCEGAGEMFQVTTLISEADKLEKDLIKNPPPSAADIEAAQLLVKEKGEIVAQLKSAKAKKEDINASVAELKKEKENLSKLEERSKLKPGIPKKDGKIDYGLDFFARQAFLTVSGQLQVESYACCLSSVYTFGPTFRAEHSHTSRHLAEFWMVEPEIAFAELKDDMNCAEAYVRFLCQWLLDNCLDDMEFMADKFDKTCIERLRMVASTPFERISYTEAVELLEEAVKGGRKFENKVEWGIDLASEHERYLTEVKFQKPVIVYNYPKDIKAFYMRLNDDSKTVAAMDVLVPKVGELIGGSQREERYDVIQQRIKDMELPIEPYEWYLDLRRYGTVKHCGFGLGFERMLLFATGIENIRDVIPFPRYPGRADL, encoded by the exons ATGGCTGACGACTCAGCTTCACTATCGGGCCAGCTCGCAGCCACAACCCTACACGACGCCGTTTCTTCCTCTGACGTCGCAAAGGCCGAATTTTCTGACCGTGTCCCGATACGATCTATCGTTTCCAGGCCCGACGGCGGGGTGGGGCTCGCCGGCCACCGGGTTCGGATCGGCGGATGGGTCAAGACGGGACGGAAAGCTGACAAGGACGCGTTTGCGTTCCTGGAGCTCAATGACGGGTCGTGCCCGGCGAACCTGCAGGTAATCGTTGATGCGTCCGTTTCGGATCTAAGCCCGCTCGTGCCGACCGGCACGTGCATCGCCGTCGATGGCGTTCTGAAGCTTCCTCCCTCCGGGACCAAGCAGAAGGTGGAACTTAGGGTCGAGAAGGTGGTCCATGTTGGCCCTGTTGACCCGGCCAAGTACCCATTGCCGAAGACCAGGCTGACGCTTGAGTTTCTCAGGGATTTCGTGCACCTTCGTCCTAGAACCAATACG ATATCTGCAGTTGCTCGAATCCGCAATGCACTTGCATATGCTACGCATACGTTCTTCCAAAAGCACGGATTCCTTTATGTTCACACTCCGATTATAACCACTAGTGATTGTGAGGGTGCTGGTGAAATGTTTCAAGTTACTACTTTGATTAGTGAAGCTGATAAGCTGGAGAAGGATTTGATCAAGAATCCTCCTCCATCAGCAGCCGATATAGAAGCTGCTCAGCTTCTTGTCAAGGAGAAAGGAGAGATTGTTGCCCAGTTGAAATCTGCCAAAGCGAAAAAGGAGGATATCAATGCATCTGTGGCCGaactaaagaaggaaaaagagaatCTGTCAAAGCTGGAGGAGAGATCAAAGCTTAAACCTGGTATCCCCAAAAAGGATGGGAAGATTGACTACGGACTAGATTTCTTTGCACGTCAAGCATTTTTGACTGTCTCTGGCCAATTGCAAGTTGAATCGTATGCATGTTGTCTTAGTAGTGTCTATACTTTTGGTCCAACTTTTAGAGCAGAACATTCTCACACCTCAAGGCATCTGGCTGAGTTTTGGATGGTGGAGCCTGAAATTGCATTTGCAGAACTCAAG GATGATATGAATTGTGCAGAGGCATATGTGAGATTTCTGTGTCAGTGGTTACTCGATAATTGCCTTGATGATATGGAATTTATGGCTGATAAGTTTGATAAAACTTGCATTGAGCGTCTAAGGATGGTTGCTTCCACACCTTTTGAGCGGATTTCCTATACAGAAGCTGTGGAACTTCTGGAAGAGGCTGTGAAAGGGGGCAGGAAGTTTGAGAATAAAGTGGAATGGGGAATTGACTTAGCATCCGAACATGAAAG ATACTTGACGGAGGTAAAATTTCAGAAGCCTGTTATTGTCTATAATTATCCAAAAGATATCAAAGCATTCTACATGAGGCTGAATGATGACTCAAAGACAGTGGCTGCTATGGATGTCCTTGTACCAAAG GTGGGAGAGTTAATTGGGGGAAGCCAAAGGGAGGAGCGTTATGATGTCATTCAGCAAAG AATAAAAGACATGGAGCTGCCTATTGAGCCATATGAATGGTACCTTGACCTGCGGCGCTATGGAACAGTAAAACATTGTGGTTTTGGTCTTGGATTTGAACGAATGCTTCTCTTCGCCACTGGCATTGAGAATATCAGAGACGTTATTCCTTTCCCCAGATATCCTGGGAGAGCAGATCTTTGA
- the LOC121251025 gene encoding 60S ribosomal protein L31 encodes MVEKTKGRKEEVVTREYTINLHKRLHGCTFKKKAPNAIKEIRKFAQKAMGTKDVRVDVKLNKHIWSRGIRSVPRRIRVRIARKRNDDEDAKEELYSLVTVAEIPPEGLGGLGTKVIEEDD; translated from the exons ATGGTGGAGAAGACCAAGGggaggaaggaggaggtggTTACCCGAGAATACACCATCAACCTCCACAAGCGCTTGCATGGCTG CACATTCAAGAAGAAGGCTCCGAATGCAATAAAGGAGATCAGGAAGTTTGCACAAAAAGCCATGGGGACCAAGGATGTGAGAGTGGATGTAAAGCTGAACAAGCACATATGGAGCAGGGGCATCCGGAGTGTTCCAAGGAGGATTAGGGTTCGCATTGCACGAAAGAggaatgatgatgaagatgcaAAGGAAGAGCTCTACTCTCTTGTCACTGTTGCTGAAATCCCACCGGAGGGATTGGGGGGTTTGGGCACCAAGGTCATTGAAGAAGATGATTGA